In Archangium lipolyticum, a single genomic region encodes these proteins:
- a CDS encoding RNA polymerase sigma factor produces MDAAVIALPPFAELYRLYRTRALAIARRIVGDADDAEDVVQDVFTRLAQRPTGFDGRSSCSTWLHRVMVNSSINWLRARKRRERLLHEPEAPASPENQAVGTEMQRHFEEALAKVNEQQRQVLWLREMRGYSYPEIASMLRIPEGTVKSALHRGRLRAQAEMKERGQEP; encoded by the coding sequence ATGGACGCCGCGGTCATCGCCCTTCCTCCCTTCGCCGAGCTGTACCGCCTGTACCGCACACGGGCACTGGCCATCGCACGTCGCATCGTGGGCGACGCCGACGACGCCGAGGACGTGGTGCAGGACGTCTTCACCCGTCTGGCCCAACGCCCCACGGGCTTCGACGGTCGCTCCTCGTGTTCCACGTGGTTGCATCGTGTGATGGTGAACAGCAGCATCAACTGGCTGCGCGCCCGGAAGCGCCGCGAGCGGCTGCTGCACGAGCCCGAGGCCCCGGCCTCCCCCGAGAACCAGGCGGTGGGCACGGAGATGCAGCGCCACTTCGAGGAGGCCCTGGCCAAGGTGAATGAGCAGCAGCGCCAGGTGCTGTGGCTGCGCGAGATGCGTGGCTACAGCTACCCGGAGATCGCTTCCATGCTGCGCATCCCTGAAGGCACCGTGAAGAGCGCCTTGCACCGCGGCCGCCTGCGCGCCCAGGCCGAGATGAAGGAGCGCGGCCAGGAGCCTTGA
- a CDS encoding sigma 54-interacting transcriptional regulator, which produces MPELVFFRRGEEVLRVGLGRERMVLGRGEKSDVVIPDPEVSRQQVALTFDGERCNLEDLSGKGTQVAGASMRKGELADGSDIALGQWRAIFRLHGSGQSEGPTEVGSRTELQPRDSASRWQPAQVRIKQGSNETVHKLGGDSFTVGKDPACDLVIQDPFISSRHLKVTRRDGHFHVVDTNSTNGTWMGSVRVFEVQVGLPTTLRVGETDLILEPVTPARKELSFHGIIGNDPSVRQLTELIERVAPSSAAVTILGESGTGKELVARALHECSQRADKPFIPVNCAAISKELIESELFGHEKGSFTGAANAHKGAFEEADGGTLFLDEIGELPLDLQAKLLRALENGEIKRVGASRPMNVDVRVLAATNRDLLTAAREGRFREDLYYRLCVVPLHLPPLRNRRGDMLALAEHFLRTYSPRGQTVRLTPAAVQRLQQHTWPGNIRELRNVVHRALLLRKGASIDASDLTFDQEVNRETGVSVPELPPGMTLEQMLLKLERQIVEAALRRYGNNRERVARELGVARSTLFKRLKEWGLTKQEEEAE; this is translated from the coding sequence ATGCCAGAGCTGGTGTTCTTTCGTCGAGGTGAGGAGGTGCTGCGGGTCGGTCTGGGACGCGAGCGCATGGTGCTCGGTCGCGGCGAGAAGAGCGACGTCGTCATTCCCGACCCCGAGGTGAGCCGGCAGCAGGTGGCCCTCACCTTCGATGGCGAGCGCTGCAATCTGGAGGACCTGTCGGGTAAGGGCACCCAGGTGGCTGGTGCCTCCATGCGCAAGGGCGAGCTCGCGGACGGCTCGGACATCGCGCTCGGTCAGTGGCGCGCCATCTTCCGGCTCCATGGCAGCGGCCAGTCCGAGGGCCCCACCGAGGTCGGCTCCCGCACCGAGTTGCAGCCCCGCGACTCCGCTTCGCGCTGGCAGCCCGCACAGGTGCGCATCAAGCAGGGCTCCAACGAGACCGTCCACAAGCTCGGTGGTGACAGCTTCACCGTGGGCAAGGATCCAGCCTGCGATCTCGTCATCCAGGATCCCTTCATCTCCAGCCGCCACCTCAAGGTGACGCGGCGCGATGGCCACTTCCACGTGGTGGATACCAACTCCACCAACGGCACCTGGATGGGCTCCGTGCGCGTCTTCGAGGTGCAGGTCGGTCTGCCCACCACCCTGCGCGTTGGCGAGACGGACCTCATCCTCGAGCCCGTCACTCCGGCCCGCAAGGAGCTGTCCTTCCACGGCATCATCGGCAACGACCCATCGGTGCGGCAGCTCACCGAGCTCATCGAGCGGGTGGCCCCCTCCTCCGCCGCGGTGACCATCCTCGGCGAGTCGGGCACGGGCAAGGAGCTGGTGGCTCGCGCCCTCCATGAGTGCTCGCAGCGCGCCGACAAGCCCTTCATCCCCGTCAACTGCGCCGCCATCTCCAAGGAGCTCATCGAGAGCGAGCTGTTCGGCCACGAGAAGGGCTCGTTCACCGGCGCCGCCAACGCGCACAAGGGCGCCTTCGAGGAGGCCGACGGGGGCACCCTGTTCCTCGACGAGATCGGCGAGCTTCCGTTGGATCTCCAGGCCAAGCTGCTCCGTGCCCTGGAGAACGGGGAGATCAAGCGCGTGGGCGCCAGCCGCCCCATGAACGTGGACGTGCGCGTGCTGGCCGCCACCAACCGCGACCTGCTGACCGCCGCCCGCGAGGGCCGCTTCCGCGAGGACCTGTACTACCGCCTGTGCGTGGTGCCCCTGCACCTGCCTCCCCTGCGCAACCGGCGTGGGGACATGCTGGCCCTGGCCGAGCACTTCCTGCGCACCTACTCGCCTCGGGGCCAGACGGTGCGGCTCACCCCCGCCGCCGTGCAGCGGCTCCAACAGCACACGTGGCCCGGCAACATCCGTGAGCTGCGCAACGTGGTGCACCGCGCCCTGCTGCTGCGCAAGGGCGCCTCCATCGACGCTTCCGACCTCACCTTCGACCAGGAGGTGAACCGCGAGACGGGGGTGTCGGTGCCAGAGCTGCCTCCGGGCATGACGTTGGAGCAGATGCTCCTCAAGTTGGAGCGGCAGATCGTCGAGGCCGCCCTCCGCCGCTACGGCAACAACCGCGAGCGCGTGGCCCGCGAGCTGGGCGTGGCCCGCTCCACCCTCTTCAAGCGGCTCAAGGAGTGGGGTCTCACGAAGCAGGAAGAGGAGGCGGAGTAG
- the gspN gene encoding type II secretion system protein GspN, whose protein sequence is MAAETKTARWKLGLGYGAFSLVAFFVCLFITFPYDTLRRRAVDAAADAGYALRIGSLRPGLRGLTATNVRISKVPNGMTPELHSMLASGAGMMPGPEELGEPLTLESAAVRPALLPLGAAFHLDLMGGSVSGNVGVLGDVQVAVKLSDLDTSKGNLKGFSGMDLTGKLNGALTLTLPKTRGQPDLSQANGQLTLDTKELLIQGGTITVPMYGQPTPMDLPKIALGDIDGRIRIEKGLATVEALQAKSEDLEVQGSGTVKLGQRLDVSQPDMDFKLRAEPEFVKRLGLLGAGLSMLPTDKTDPKFRVAHLSGFFNRPNFGPPRPQMR, encoded by the coding sequence ATGGCCGCTGAGACCAAGACCGCCCGCTGGAAACTCGGACTGGGCTACGGAGCGTTCTCGCTCGTGGCCTTCTTCGTGTGTCTGTTCATCACCTTCCCGTACGACACGTTGCGGCGGCGCGCCGTGGACGCGGCGGCGGACGCGGGCTACGCGCTGCGCATCGGCTCGCTGCGGCCGGGGCTGCGCGGGCTGACGGCCACCAACGTGCGCATCAGCAAGGTGCCCAATGGGATGACGCCCGAGCTGCACAGCATGCTCGCCAGCGGCGCGGGCATGATGCCCGGCCCCGAGGAGCTGGGAGAGCCGCTCACCCTGGAGTCCGCGGCGGTGCGGCCCGCGCTGCTACCGCTGGGGGCGGCCTTCCACCTGGACCTGATGGGCGGCAGCGTCAGCGGCAACGTGGGCGTGCTGGGTGACGTGCAGGTGGCGGTGAAGCTGTCGGACCTGGACACCTCGAAGGGGAACCTCAAGGGCTTCAGCGGGATGGACCTGACGGGCAAGCTGAATGGCGCGCTCACCCTCACCCTGCCGAAGACGCGAGGCCAGCCGGACCTGAGCCAGGCCAACGGCCAGCTCACCCTGGACACGAAGGAGCTGCTCATCCAGGGCGGCACCATCACCGTGCCCATGTACGGCCAGCCCACGCCCATGGACCTGCCGAAGATCGCGCTGGGGGACATCGACGGGCGCATCCGCATCGAGAAGGGCCTGGCCACGGTGGAGGCGCTGCAGGCCAAGAGCGAGGACCTGGAGGTGCAGGGTTCGGGCACGGTGAAGCTGGGCCAGCGGCTGGACGTGAGCCAGCCGGACATGGACTTCAAGCTGCGCGCCGAGCCGGAGTTCGTGAAGCGGCTGGGTCTGCTGGGCGCGGGCCTGTCCATGCTGCCCACGGACAAGACGGATCCGAAGTTCCGCGTGGCACACCTGTCCGGCTTCTTCAACCGGCCCAACTTCGGCCCGCCGCGCCCGCAGATGCGCTAG
- a CDS encoding type II secretion system protein M, whose product MEKIRGLLNDARAWFERLTNRERQMVLASGGAVLAFVLFVILFSFSNSAASYRKRTDQKMAKLREVQTLAASYQQATQARQAIEQQLTASDVRLMSYIEDKATRAGLTVPNMTPKNDVGIGDGQIIESSVELTFTDVDLRKLHDFLSSVESGPGVVKVKSLRLEPHAASENLTAWTTVSTYKLKQ is encoded by the coding sequence ATGGAAAAGATTCGAGGACTCCTCAACGACGCCCGGGCCTGGTTCGAGCGGCTGACCAACCGGGAGCGCCAGATGGTGCTGGCGTCCGGAGGCGCGGTGCTGGCCTTCGTGCTGTTCGTCATCCTGTTCTCCTTCTCCAACAGCGCGGCCAGCTACCGCAAGCGCACGGACCAGAAGATGGCGAAGCTGCGCGAGGTGCAGACGCTGGCGGCCAGCTACCAGCAGGCCACCCAGGCGCGGCAGGCCATCGAGCAGCAGCTCACCGCCAGCGACGTGCGGCTGATGAGCTACATCGAGGACAAGGCCACCCGGGCGGGACTGACGGTGCCCAACATGACGCCCAAGAACGACGTGGGCATCGGTGATGGGCAGATCATCGAGAGCTCGGTGGAGCTGACGTTCACCGACGTGGACCTGCGCAAGCTGCACGACTTCCTGTCATCGGTGGAGAGCGGACCGGGCGTGGTGAAGGTGAAGAGCCTGCGCCTGGAGCCGCACGCCGCTTCCGAGAACCTGACGGCGTGGACGACCGTCTCCACCTACAAGCTGAAGCAATGA
- a CDS encoding type II secretion system protein GspL, producing the protein MARILGLDLGSHSVKGLLLDASTRSSAVKAWAEVRRAPEGERQETLRAALRELLAHPEMQHVDQVVVSLPGQSLATHQLSLPFTDPKRIEATIPFEVESQIPFDLGEAVFDYQVATQVKDKGSELLVGVVRREELATLLGVLNEAGVDPRVVTHPGITYQNMLLQQASLLADLESETVAIVDIGHERTTLAIGRPGVGVEFARTFAGGGQGLSRALAAEFQTPLPEAHHWKESHGALASAAQAQGPDGERAAAAFVRGLQPVLRELRPSFKSFTARTRRQVGAVLLCGGTARMPGLAEQLGKDLGLPTRVLALPREASAAVPASEQPAVMQAYSLALRGQATGAKAPRFNLRRGEFAFKGDYDYVKDKVGLLASFAATLLLLLIASGVVRNSVLARREAQVDAVLCDVTKNILGACEKNYDLALNRLKGVESPAAALPKLSAVNLLAEMTQRVPADVPVTFDRIDIDLERISVRGETDSSKQIDTIATALKGHRCFKEVKEGKVEKTRDGNKVTFRLDIQVQCPEQVQGGES; encoded by the coding sequence ATGGCCCGGATTCTTGGTCTGGACCTGGGCAGCCACTCCGTGAAGGGGTTGCTGCTCGACGCGAGCACGCGGAGCTCGGCCGTGAAGGCCTGGGCCGAGGTGCGCCGCGCTCCCGAGGGTGAGCGTCAGGAGACGCTGCGCGCGGCCCTGCGCGAGCTGCTGGCGCACCCCGAGATGCAGCACGTGGATCAGGTGGTGGTGTCGCTGCCCGGCCAGTCGCTGGCCACGCACCAGCTCTCCCTGCCCTTCACCGACCCCAAGCGGATCGAAGCCACCATCCCCTTCGAGGTGGAGAGCCAGATTCCGTTCGACCTGGGCGAGGCCGTCTTCGACTACCAGGTGGCCACGCAGGTGAAGGACAAGGGCAGCGAGCTGCTGGTGGGCGTGGTGCGGCGCGAGGAGCTCGCGACGCTGCTCGGGGTGCTGAACGAGGCGGGGGTGGATCCGCGCGTGGTGACGCACCCGGGCATCACCTACCAGAACATGCTGCTGCAGCAGGCGAGCCTCCTGGCGGACCTGGAATCGGAGACGGTGGCCATCGTGGACATCGGCCACGAGCGCACGACGCTGGCCATCGGCCGGCCCGGGGTGGGCGTGGAGTTCGCGCGCACCTTCGCCGGTGGTGGACAGGGGCTCAGCCGCGCGCTGGCCGCCGAGTTCCAGACGCCGCTGCCGGAGGCGCACCACTGGAAGGAGTCGCACGGAGCGCTGGCGAGCGCGGCCCAGGCCCAGGGGCCGGATGGGGAGCGCGCCGCGGCGGCCTTCGTGCGTGGCCTGCAGCCGGTGCTGCGCGAGCTGCGTCCGTCCTTCAAGTCCTTCACCGCGCGCACCCGCCGTCAGGTGGGCGCCGTGCTGCTGTGCGGAGGCACCGCGCGCATGCCGGGCCTGGCCGAGCAGCTGGGCAAGGACCTGGGGCTGCCCACGCGCGTGCTGGCACTGCCGCGAGAGGCCTCCGCCGCGGTGCCCGCCTCGGAGCAGCCGGCGGTGATGCAGGCCTACTCGCTCGCGCTGCGCGGCCAGGCCACGGGCGCCAAGGCGCCGCGCTTCAACCTGCGCCGGGGCGAGTTCGCCTTCAAGGGCGACTACGACTACGTGAAGGACAAGGTGGGGCTGCTCGCCTCGTTCGCCGCCACCCTGCTGCTGCTGCTCATCGCCAGCGGCGTGGTGCGCAACTCGGTGCTGGCGCGGCGCGAGGCCCAGGTGGACGCCGTGCTGTGCGACGTCACCAAGAACATCCTCGGCGCGTGCGAGAAGAACTATGACCTCGCGCTCAACCGGCTCAAGGGCGTGGAGAGCCCCGCCGCGGCGCTGCCGAAGCTGTCGGCCGTCAACCTGCTGGCGGAGATGACGCAGCGGGTGCCCGCGGACGTGCCGGTGACGTTCGACCGCATCGACATCGACCTCGAGCGCATCAGCGTGCGCGGGGAGACGGACAGCTCCAAGCAGATCGACACCATCGCCACCGCGCTCAAGGGCCACCGCTGCTTCAAGGAAGTGAAGGAGGGCAAGGTGGAGAAGACCCGGGACGGCAACAAGGTGACGTTCCGCCTGGACATCCAGGTGCAGTGCCCCGAGCAGGTCCAGGGAGGGGAGAGCTAG
- a CDS encoding type II secretion system minor pseudopilin, with translation MTSPEHEKAPRARRDARKDRRERGVALIIAVVAITLLTVVATEFAYNTRVDLQLASNQRDELQATYMARSGVALSRLLLRFQKQVDQTPIPNLGAIAGSLLGGGTPPGGQQPASSLNIQLWKLARVDCHMLKGMVAGGGAEAEGASEESSDRPTLHEDDEKAEPEIALGPERRSFGGFNGCFLATISDEEEKLNLHRLNAGSGDALPTAMRLMDLLGDKRFEFLFSREDANGVRVSPQDVIIALKDWVDEDQVQSALNLNDSVNPLSSGFSDEGGPYSRFDPRYQPKNARFDSMDELYRVYGVNDRFMAAFRDRLTVYPDVNSKPNVNTDDPLMMYMAILSAADPARPDPRLKDPVFVQELISRIRAARAFSFFGTSVADFVTAIEGAGIAVNPALKANVAGNRLLGDKSTTFSIKSVGEAGSVQKTISAVIKLDDGLGKLLYWREE, from the coding sequence ATGACGAGCCCCGAGCACGAGAAGGCCCCGCGAGCCCGCCGGGATGCCCGCAAGGACCGCCGTGAGCGCGGCGTGGCGCTCATCATCGCGGTGGTGGCCATCACCCTGCTGACCGTCGTGGCCACGGAGTTCGCCTACAACACGCGCGTGGACCTCCAGCTGGCGTCCAACCAGCGCGACGAGCTGCAGGCCACGTACATGGCGCGCTCGGGCGTGGCGCTCTCGCGCCTGCTGCTGCGCTTCCAGAAGCAGGTGGATCAGACGCCCATCCCGAATCTCGGGGCCATCGCGGGCAGCCTGCTCGGTGGCGGCACGCCGCCCGGCGGCCAGCAGCCGGCATCCTCGCTGAACATCCAGCTGTGGAAGCTGGCGCGCGTGGATTGCCACATGCTCAAGGGCATGGTGGCGGGCGGTGGCGCGGAGGCAGAGGGCGCGAGCGAGGAGTCCTCCGACCGGCCCACGCTCCACGAGGACGACGAGAAGGCGGAACCCGAAATCGCGCTGGGGCCGGAGAGGCGCTCCTTCGGCGGCTTCAACGGCTGCTTCCTGGCCACCATCTCCGACGAGGAGGAGAAGCTCAACCTGCACCGCCTCAACGCGGGCAGCGGTGACGCGCTCCCCACCGCCATGCGGTTGATGGACCTGCTCGGGGACAAGCGCTTCGAGTTCCTGTTCTCGCGAGAGGACGCCAATGGCGTGCGCGTCTCGCCGCAGGACGTGATCATCGCCCTCAAGGACTGGGTGGACGAGGACCAGGTGCAGTCGGCCCTCAACCTCAACGATTCCGTCAACCCGCTCTCCAGCGGCTTCTCGGACGAGGGTGGGCCCTACAGCCGCTTCGATCCGCGCTACCAGCCGAAGAACGCGCGCTTCGACAGCATGGACGAGCTGTACCGGGTGTACGGGGTGAACGACCGCTTCATGGCCGCCTTCCGGGACCGGCTCACGGTGTACCCGGACGTCAACTCCAAGCCCAACGTCAACACGGATGACCCGCTGATGATGTACATGGCCATCCTGTCGGCGGCGGACCCTGCCCGGCCGGACCCGCGGCTGAAGGACCCGGTCTTCGTCCAGGAGCTCATCAGCCGCATCCGCGCGGCGCGTGCCTTCAGCTTCTTCGGCACGAGCGTGGCGGACTTCGTGACGGCCATCGAGGGCGCGGGCATCGCCGTCAACCCGGCGCTCAAGGCGAACGTGGCCGGCAACCGCCTGCTCGGCGACAAGAGCACCACTTTCAGCATCAAGTCCGTCGGAGAAGCGGGCTCGGTCCAGAAGACCATCAGCGCCGTGATCAAGCTCGACGACGGACTTGGCAAGCTCCTGTATTGGAGAGAGGAATAA
- a CDS encoding type II secretion system protein GspJ translates to MRRSARGFTLMEVMIAVAITALMGAMVGMAFQTGFHAKEVVEGEADHYREVRVAMNRMAREIGSAFVSDRYDARRYRDQNDRPTNFVGEEDRLLFTTFAHQRMYTDAKESDQAIVEYFVQSSTERGAGSRQDLMRRVNPNVEDRMDRGGTTDVLFEGVKQLELSYWDADRKEWVDEWDTRRVEHKSKLPTRVRITVVALDETNKEVRYTTQTRVMLNTELPRY, encoded by the coding sequence ATGAGGCGCTCGGCACGTGGCTTCACGTTGATGGAGGTCATGATCGCCGTGGCCATCACCGCCCTCATGGGGGCGATGGTGGGCATGGCCTTCCAGACGGGCTTCCACGCCAAGGAAGTGGTCGAGGGAGAGGCCGATCACTACCGCGAGGTGCGGGTGGCCATGAACCGCATGGCGCGGGAGATCGGCTCCGCCTTCGTGAGCGACCGCTACGACGCCCGGCGCTACCGCGACCAGAACGACCGGCCCACCAACTTCGTGGGTGAGGAGGACCGGCTGCTTTTCACCACCTTCGCGCACCAGCGCATGTACACGGACGCCAAGGAGTCCGATCAGGCGATCGTGGAGTACTTCGTCCAGTCGTCCACGGAACGAGGGGCCGGCAGCCGTCAGGACCTGATGCGACGCGTGAATCCGAATGTTGAGGACCGGATGGATCGCGGTGGAACGACGGATGTCCTCTTCGAGGGCGTGAAGCAGCTCGAGCTCTCCTACTGGGACGCCGACCGCAAGGAGTGGGTGGACGAGTGGGACACCCGCCGGGTGGAGCACAAGTCCAAGCTGCCCACGCGCGTGCGCATCACCGTGGTGGCGCTCGACGAGACCAACAAGGAAGTCCGCTACACCACCCAGACCCGTGTGATGCTCAACACGGAGCTGCCCAGGTACTGA
- a CDS encoding prepilin-type N-terminal cleavage/methylation domain-containing protein, which translates to MRHTRGFTLLETVVALAILALALMAIFDINSGAIANHAYAKKLTVATLLARSKMTDLEQELYDDGFSLDDKEESGDFSQEGWDNFKWRAKIIAPNTENVSPDQLIGAIFNLPIGEGGDLSGLASMFGGGGGKDGKSGPSQTTTNPMAGAAMGMAQPMFTQMVQQITQTVREVHLTVYWREGTQVESLDVVTHVVSLGPGSDRNGSSAFTSQQGRQPGEMNNQWVNPGTGFIVPNPVPGPNGQMMDPTTGQPLMKRSDWLQQRGGGGGMVPGGGMTR; encoded by the coding sequence ATGAGACACACCCGTGGCTTCACCCTGTTGGAGACGGTGGTGGCGCTCGCCATCCTGGCGCTGGCGCTCATGGCCATCTTCGACATCAACTCCGGCGCGATAGCCAACCACGCCTACGCCAAGAAGCTCACCGTGGCCACGCTCCTGGCCCGCTCGAAGATGACGGACCTGGAGCAGGAACTCTACGACGATGGCTTCTCCCTCGATGACAAGGAGGAGTCAGGCGACTTCTCCCAGGAGGGCTGGGACAACTTCAAGTGGCGGGCGAAGATCATCGCCCCGAACACCGAGAATGTGTCGCCGGATCAGCTCATCGGCGCCATCTTCAACCTGCCCATCGGCGAGGGCGGGGACCTGAGCGGCCTGGCCTCCATGTTCGGCGGGGGCGGGGGCAAGGATGGCAAGAGCGGCCCCTCGCAGACCACCACCAACCCCATGGCGGGCGCGGCGATGGGCATGGCCCAGCCCATGTTCACCCAGATGGTGCAGCAGATCACCCAGACGGTGCGCGAGGTGCACCTCACCGTCTACTGGCGCGAGGGCACGCAGGTGGAGAGCCTGGATGTCGTCACGCACGTGGTGTCGCTGGGCCCCGGCTCGGACCGCAATGGCAGCAGCGCCTTCACGTCCCAGCAGGGCCGGCAGCCCGGCGAGATGAACAACCAGTGGGTGAATCCGGGCACCGGCTTCATCGTGCCCAACCCCGTGCCCGGCCCCAACGGACAGATGATGGATCCGACGACGGGTCAGCCGTTGATGAAGCGCAGCGACTGGCTCCAGCAGCGCGGCGGTGGCGGCGGCATGGTCCCCGGCGGAGGGATGACGCGATGA
- a CDS encoding pilus assembly FimT family protein, producing MNGLARSRARERGFTLIEVSIALGIAAVLFAAVTLSIGSITGAKAKASAAELAGTIRSLYDTAALTGKTCRLVFELADPKAEEEEPTRYRAECAAGNVTTARDRDTMLRDETREREDAKRNRGGSDTRRNYARDSDEEPGLDEILAQEESRVENAARFSDFTAEEIKPRELPSDVTVSVWTRHQREAVEKGAAYLYFFPQGYTEKAHVYVRQGDNVWTLAVSPLTGKVEIVGEALEVPRS from the coding sequence ATGAACGGGCTCGCCCGGAGCAGGGCGCGGGAGCGCGGCTTCACCCTCATCGAGGTGTCCATCGCGCTGGGCATCGCCGCGGTGCTCTTCGCCGCCGTCACCCTGTCCATCGGCTCCATCACCGGCGCCAAGGCCAAGGCGTCCGCCGCCGAGCTGGCTGGCACCATCCGCTCGCTGTACGACACCGCCGCGCTCACCGGAAAGACGTGCCGGCTCGTCTTCGAGCTGGCGGATCCGAAGGCCGAGGAAGAGGAGCCCACGCGCTACCGCGCCGAGTGCGCCGCGGGGAACGTCACCACCGCGCGCGACCGGGACACGATGCTGCGCGACGAGACCCGTGAGCGGGAGGACGCGAAGCGCAACCGGGGCGGCTCCGACACGCGCCGCAACTACGCGCGCGACAGCGATGAAGAGCCCGGCCTGGATGAGATCCTCGCGCAGGAGGAGAGCCGCGTGGAGAACGCCGCCCGCTTCTCCGACTTCACCGCCGAGGAGATCAAGCCGCGCGAGCTGCCCTCGGACGTCACCGTCTCCGTGTGGACGCGCCACCAGCGCGAGGCCGTCGAGAAGGGCGCCGCCTACCTCTACTTCTTCCCCCAGGGTTACACGGAGAAGGCCCATGTCTACGTGCGCCAGGGTGACAACGTCTGGACGCTCGCCGTCTCGCCCCTGACCGGCAAGGTCGAGATCGTGGGCGAGGCGCTGGAGGTGCCCCGGTCATGA
- a CDS encoding type II secretion system protein GspG: MTTSEHAPTQQQTEATARPSHVGRLLVAGVILAATAGAFGIASLTFDETLSPLQRQTRAEIRGLEGYFKSYHRITGRFPSQAENFYPLVQVGLLKEMPADPWGRPYQYRMDGGKGYVLSYGADGLPGGSGDDSDLISGGVLNNAILGTPEQQQEAARGGQP; the protein is encoded by the coding sequence ATGACGACCTCAGAGCACGCCCCCACGCAGCAGCAGACCGAAGCGACGGCGCGTCCGTCCCACGTGGGGCGGCTCCTCGTCGCCGGGGTCATCCTCGCGGCCACGGCGGGCGCCTTCGGCATCGCCAGCCTCACCTTCGACGAGACGCTCAGTCCGCTGCAGCGTCAGACGCGCGCGGAGATCCGCGGGCTGGAGGGCTACTTCAAGTCCTACCACCGCATCACCGGGCGCTTCCCCTCCCAGGCGGAGAACTTCTATCCGCTCGTCCAGGTGGGCCTGCTCAAGGAGATGCCCGCGGATCCCTGGGGGCGCCCGTACCAGTACCGGATGGATGGTGGGAAGGGCTACGTCCTGTCCTATGGCGCGGACGGCCTGCCCGGCGGCTCCGGGGACGACTCGGACCTCATCAGCGGGGGCGTGCTGAACAACGCCATCCTGGGCACGCCCGAGCAGCAGCAGGAGGCGGCACGAGGAGGCCAGCCATGA
- the gspG gene encoding type II secretion system major pseudopilin GspG, with amino-acid sequence MSDKKTKQQRRRERGMTLIEIMVVITILGLIMAAVGVAVIPKLDEAKQDTARLDIGNIQQALKLYYTKKGKYPDTGTGLKALVDTNNLERVPTDPWGNEYVYMNEGGKPVIVSYGADGTQGGEGPDSDISSRDGAAQK; translated from the coding sequence ATGAGCGACAAGAAGACGAAGCAGCAGCGCCGCCGCGAGCGCGGCATGACCCTCATCGAGATCATGGTGGTGATCACCATCCTGGGTCTCATCATGGCCGCGGTGGGCGTGGCGGTGATTCCGAAGCTGGACGAGGCCAAGCAGGACACGGCCCGGCTGGACATCGGCAACATCCAGCAGGCCCTCAAGCTCTACTACACGAAGAAGGGCAAGTACCCCGACACGGGCACCGGCCTGAAGGCGCTCGTGGACACGAACAACCTGGAGCGCGTCCCCACCGATCCCTGGGGCAACGAGTACGTGTACATGAACGAGGGCGGCAAGCCCGTCATCGTGTCCTACGGTGCCGACGGCACGCAGGGCGGCGAGGGTCCCGACTCGGACATCTCCTCGCGCGACGGCGCGGCCCAGAAGTAG